One window from the genome of Eleginops maclovinus isolate JMC-PN-2008 ecotype Puerto Natales chromosome 15, JC_Emac_rtc_rv5, whole genome shotgun sequence encodes:
- the LOC134876466 gene encoding uncharacterized protein LOC134876466, with protein sequence METTSNKSRKSGSSFHSSASSTNALLRARAKAAATKVRAEYAEQEAKARIEKVKKETEAETLAICREAAEAEAVAAVWESAVSGSNNYIVLDETNSTEQSKLERTSEYIQTHFHSTNSVQQTAMKASSPPTQPITYATLSYSPNNPFVSRHQPPVFSYDSTNNVDFTDYDLDYAPPAAKESVSQNPFTREGPRVIPKTLTSQISDLNIGAPSFNPQPTNTQSMPATEHLAQYLARRDLVNTSLYEFDDKPENYRAWLSSYKNATQGLGLTATEELDLMTRWLGKESSNQVKRLRAVHIASPQIALGKAWERLQECYAAPEVIEKALFTRLDAFPRVSAKENLKLRELADLLMEVQCAKEDGYLPGLSYLDTTRGIEPIVTKLPYGLQEKWISAGSKYKEANGGRFPPFDYFTKLICYEAKKRNDPSFAFLNTTTMSSVRAEGAFPKTFKKPIAVHKINVTPTESNVSSDPSKICPIHAKPHPLKKCKAFRAETLDDRKVFLKENGICFKCCSSTNHMAKDCTTIVKCFECDSTRHISAMHPGPAPHLTTPLTSPQHGGEGEEVNDTSEVSASCTAVCGTGQVGRSCSKICLARVYQKDHPEEAIKAYVVLDDQSNRSLAKSSFFDKFDIHTKPYPYQLKTCSGIVDTFGRRASDFIVESLNGKVRIPLPPLTECNDLPDNRSEIPTPNAALHQPHLSKVAEHIPKLDPTAEILLLLGRDAIRAHKVREQINGPANAPFAQRLDLGWVLVGEVCLGSTHKPNVSSFRTAMVDCHRPSLFQPCTSLLHIKEELHDRLPGNSALPPRAKEHSLGQNVFDCTEQDNKLAPSIEDETFLKMMDKDVYRNDSHSWVAPLPFRLPRQQLPNNREQALKRFGSLQRQFKRKPEMQQQYVEFMGKLLKNNHAEVAPELREEECWYLPSFAVYHPQKPDQIRVVFDSSAQQSGISLNNVLLTGPDLNNTLLGVLMRFRKDKVAVMADIQQMFYCFLVDEKHRNYLRFLWFKDNNVANEVIDYRMKVHVFGNSPSPAVSIYGLRRAIRDGAEKYGTDTVNFVERHFYVDDGLCSVPTDAEAIGLLHRTQASLAESNLRLHKFVSNSQAVLEAFPSEDCVQAKRDVDLSGDESPTQRSLGLLWEIASDTFTFSVSTDTKPFTRRGVLSMVNSVFDPLGFLAPVTIQGRGLLRELNSETSEWDTPLPEDKLGKWEAWRNSLQDLRHFHIPRMYTGICPAKAERVELHVFSDASVKAIGAVAYLKAIQEDTVDVGFVMAKAKLAPQSDPTIPRLELCAAVLAVEIAELIQDELDLKLDATKFYTDSKVVLRYIYNQSRRFYVYVHNRVQRIRQSTIPEQWHYVNTEDNPADLASRSVPAAHLTKTMWFNGPTFLRKPSVQPDPASVIPQSFSIVSPESDAEVRPAVKSYITDLQGKVLSTERFERFSTFDTLQRAIALLIHIGRSFSTPTGKCKGWHHCDLPRSVDELSQAREVIIRAVQRNTFVKEFEALERGKQVPLSSCLRSLNPVLQDDLLCLGGRLKNADVSIEQKNPVILPKEHHVSLLLTRYHHAQVKHQGRQLTEGAVRAAGLWILGGKRLVNSTIHKCITCRRLRGRMQEQKMADLPTERLTTCPPFTYVGLDVFGPWHVSTRRTRGTQPQSKCWAILFCCMSSRAVHIEVITSMDTSSCINALRRFFAIRGPAKQLRSDCGTNFIGACKELGLSADQPDSTVQRYLQHQGCSWVFNPPHASHMGGSWERLIGLARRILDSTLREHSTRLTHDVLCTLMAEVTAILNARPLVPVSNDPENPFILTPSMLLTQKVGVPPPPGDFTGRDLLTKQWRQVQALSNLFWNRWRQVYLSTLQSRKKWTRSHQNLQDGDIVLLKDNQAARNNWPLAVVTKAIPGTDGRVRKVELKTANQGQPKTYLRPVTETVLLLHKN encoded by the coding sequence ATGGAAACTACATCtaataaatcaagaaaaagtGGAAGCAGCTTTCATTCATCTGCCTCATCAACCAATGCTTTACTTCGTGCACgagcaaaagcagcagctaCTAAAGTGCGTGCCGAATATGCTGAGCAAGAAGCCAAAGCTAGgatagaaaaagtgaaaaaagagactgaGGCTGAAACACTAGCCATCTGCCgtgaagcagcagaagctgAAGCCGTAGCAGCTGTCTGGGAATCAGCAGTTTCAGGAAGCAACAATTATATTGTGCTGGatgaaacaaattcaacagaaCAAAGCAAACTTGAACGGACAAGTGAATACATCCAAACTCACTTCCATTCCACTAACTCCGTCCAACAAACAGCCATGAAGGCTAGTTCGCCACCAACTCAACCAATTACCTATGCCACTCTCAGTTATAGCCCGAACAACCCCTTTGTTTCACGCCATCAGCCGCCTGTTTTTTCATACGACAGCACAAACAATGTGGATTTTACAGACTATGACTTAGACTATGCGCCACCAGCAGCCAAAGAGTCAGTCAGCCAGAATCCATTTACCCGAGAAGGTCCGCGGGTTATTCCCAAGACTCTTACCTCGCAGATCAGTGACTTGAATATTGGAGCTCCATCCTTCAACCCCCAGCCAACAAATACTCAAAGTATGCCTGCAACTGAACACCTGGCACAATATTTAGCTCGGCGTGACCTAGTGAATACAAGTTTGTACGAGTTTGAtgataaacctgaaaattatcGTGCTTGGCTGTCATCATACAAAAATGCCACTCAAGGACTTGGTCTCACAGCCACTGAGGAATTGGACTTGATGACGCGATGGCTTGGAAAAGAGTCCAGCAACCAGGTGAAACGTCTCCGTGCAGTGCACATAGCAAGTCCACAAATAGCACTGGGGAAAGCTTGGGAACGTCTTCAGGAGTGTTATGCAGCCCCAGAGGTGATTGAAAAGGCCCTCTTTACCCGACTGGATGCATTTCCCAGAGTCTCAGCCAAGGAAAATCTGAAGCTACGAGAGCTAGCTGACCTGCTTATGGAAGTGCAGTGTGCTAAAGAAGATGGCTACTTACCAGGCCTGTCTTACCTGGACACGACACGCGGAATTGAACCCATAGTGACCAAGCTGCCTTATGGACTCCAGGAAAAATGGATCTCGGCCGGTTCtaagtataaagaagcaaatGGAGGACGGTTCCCACCGTTTGATTACTTCACGAAACTCATATGCTATGAGGCCAAGAAGAGAAATGACCCtagctttgcctttttaaataccacCACAATGTCATCTGTCAGAGCTGAAGGTGCCTTTCCTAAAACCTTCAAGAAACCCATTGCAGTTCACAAGATCAATGTCACTCCCACAGAGTCAAATGTCTCTAGTGATCCGAGTAAGATCTGCCCAATACATGCAAAACCCCACCCACTGAAGAAGTGCAAAGCCTTCAGAGCCGAAACTCTTGATGACAGAAAGgtatttctgaaagaaaacggAATCTGCTTTAAGTGCTGTAGCTCAACCAACCATATGGCAAAGGACTGCACTACaattgttaagtgttttgagtgtgacaGCACCCGACATATCTCAGCTATGCACCCAGGACCAGCACCGCACCTCACGACTCCTCTGACCTCGCCACAGCatggcggggagggagaagaggtaAACGACACCAGTGAGGTTAGCGCAAGCTGCACAGCAGTATGTGGTACAGGACAAGTCGGACGGTCATGCTCCAAGATATGCCTGGCAAGAGTGTACCAGAAAGACCACCCAGAGGAAGCCATCAAGGCCTACGTCGTGTTAGACGACCAAAGCAACCGATCGTTGGCCAAGTCCAGTTTCTTTGACAAGTTTGACATCCACACTAAGCCATATCCTTACcaactgaaaacatgttctggTATAGTAGACACTTTCGGCAGAAGGGCATCAGATTTTATCGTGGAGTCCCTCAATGGAAAAGTTAGGATTCCCTTACCACCACTCACTGAGTGTAATGACTTACCTGATAATCGGTCTGAAATTCCCACACCAAATGCCGCTCTGCATCAGCCTCACCTGTCAAAGGTAGCAGAACACATCCCAAAGCTGGACCCCACTGCTGAAATCCTCCTGCTGCTAGGGAGAGACGCAATCAGAGCACACAAAGTAAGGGAACAAATAAATGGCCCCGCCAATGCACCCTTCGCACAACGCCTTGACTTAGGCTGGGTGCTGGTCGGAGAAGTCTGTCTAGGGAGCACACACAAGCCGAACGTCAGTTCCTTCCGGACGGCCATGGTCGACTGTCATCGGCCCTCACTCTTCCAGCCATGCACAAGCCttttgcacattaaagaggaacttcACGACAGACTGCCAGGAAACAGTGCCTTACCACCCAGAGCTAAGGAACACAgtctgggtcaaaatgtgtttgactgcacGGAACAGGACAATAAGCTAGCACCTTCAATCGAAGATGAAACTTTCCTCAAAATGATGGACAAAGACGTCTACAGAAACGATTCACACAGCTGGGTTGCTCCATTGCCGTTCAGACTACCTAGGCAACAGCTTCCCAACAACCGCGAGCAAGCACTCAAGCGGTTTGGCTCACTCCAACGCCAATTCAAAAGAAAGCCAGAAATGCAACAGCAATACGTGGAATTTATGGgtaaactgctgaaaaacaaccatGCTGAGGTGGCACCAGAGctaagagaagaagagtgctGGTATTTACCAAGCTTTGCCGTGtatcacccacagaaacccGATCAAATCAGGGTAGTGTTTGATTCAAGTGCCCAACAGTCTGGGATCTCCTTGAATAACGTGCTCTtgactggaccggatctgaacaACACCCTTCTAGGAGTGCTCATGCGGTTCCGAAAGGACAAGGTCGCTGTGATGGCAGacattcaacaaatgttttactgcttcctTGTGGACGAAAAGCACAGAAACTACCTGCGATTCTTATGGTTCAAGGACAACAACGTAGCCAACGAGGTCATTGACTACAGAATGAAAGTTCATGTTTTCGGGAACAGCCCATCTCCTGCAGTGTCGATCTATGGGCTCAGAAGAGCCATCAGAGATGGCGCAGAAAAATATGGAACAGACACAGTCAACTTCGTCGAACGGCACTTTTATGTTGATGACGGCCTCTGTTCTGTCCCAACCGATGCAGAGGCTATTGGGCTGCTTCATAGGACTCAAGCCTCACTTGCTGAGTCTAACTTGAGGCTCCACAAATTTGTCTCAAACAGTCAGGCTGTCTTGGAAGCCTTCCCAAGTGAGGACTGCGTACAAGCCAAAAGGGATGTAGACCTCAGTGGAGATGAGTCACCCACCCAACGCAGCTTGGGGCTCCTGTGGGAAATAGCAAGTGACACATTCACCTTCTCTGTGTCAACCGACACCAAACCATTCACCCGTCGAGGGGTTCTTTCAATGGTGAACAGTGTCTTCGACCCTTTAGGGTTTCTGGCTCCTGTTACGATCCAAGGCAGGGGCCTTCTCAGAGAGTTGAATTCTGAGACATCGGAGTGGGACACCCCATTGCCTGAAGATAAGTTAGGCAAGTGGGAAGCTTGGAGAAACTCGCTTCAAGACTTGAGGCACTTTCATATACCTAGGATGTACACAGGCATCTGCCCAGCCAAGGCTGAGCGAGTAGAACTCCACGTCTTTAGCGATGCATCTGTGAAGGCCATTGGTGCCGTAGCCTACCTGAAAGCCATCCAAGAAGACACAGTAGACGTGGGATTTGTCATGGCAAAAGCCAAACTTGCCCCTCAATCAGACCCGACCATTCCCAGACTTGAACTGTGTGCAGCAGTCTTAGCAGTGGAAATAGCTGAGCTGATTCAGGATGAACTGGATCTAAAGCTGGATGCCACAAAGTTCTACACTGATAGCAAAGTTGTCCTTAGATACATTTACAACCAGTCCAGACGGTTCTATGTGTACGTCCATAATCGGGTCCAGCGTATACGCCAGTCTACCATCCCTGAACAATGGCACTACGTGAACACCGAAGACAATCCGGCCGACCTGGCGTCGCGGTCGGTCCCAGCAGCACACCTCACAAAGACAATGTGGTTCAACGGACCAACCTTCCTGCGCAAGCCCTCTGTTCAGCCAGACCCTGCCTCAGTCATACCTCAGTCATTCAGCATAGTCTCACCAGAGTCAGATGCAGAGGTCCGTCCAGCGGTGAAGAGCTACATTACTGATCTACAAGGGAAAGTTCTCAGCACAGAGCGCTTTGAAAGGTTCTCCACATTCGACACTCTCCAACGAGCCATCGCACTCCTTATTCATATAGGGAGATCCTTCAGCACTCCGACAGGCAAGTGCAAGGGATGGCATCACTGTGACTTACCTCGTTCAGTGGATGAGCTTTCCCAAGCAAGAGAAGTCATCATCAGAGCTGTTCAGAGGAATACCTTTGTGAAGGAATTTGAAGCTctggagagaggaaagcaagTTCCGTTAAGCAGCTGCCTACGCTCTCTCAACCCAGTCTTACAGGATGACCTCCTCTGCCTTGGAGGCAGACTGAAGAATGCAGATGTGTCCATTGAACAAAAGAACCCTGTCATTCTCCCAAAAGAACACCATGTGTCCTTGCTTCTCACCAGATACCACCATGCCCAAGTAAAGCATCAGGGTCGCCAGTTAACAGAAGGTGCTGTACGAGCTGCTGGGCTCTGGATCCTGGGAGGCAAGCGGCTCGTTAACTCAACTATTCACAAGTGCATCACCTGTCGCAGACTTAGAGGACGGATGCAGGAacaaaaaatggcagatttgCCCACAGAACGCCTTACAACCTGCCCTCCCTTCACGTATGTGGGACTGGATGTCTTCGGACCCTGGCACGTCTCCACCAGACGCACCAGAGGGACACAACCTCAGAGCAAGTGCTGGGCCATACTATTCTGCTGCATGAGCTCCAGGGCAGTTCACATCGAGGTGATTACCTCAATGGACACCTCAAGCTGCATAAACGCATTGAGGCGTTTCTTTGCCATAAGAGGACCAGCCAAACAACTGAGGTCAGACTGCGGCACAAATTTCATTGGGGCTTGCAAAGAACTTGGGCTGAGTGCAGATCAACCAGACAGCACAGTGCAGAGGTATCTGCAACATCAAGGATGCTCCTGGGTGTTTAACCCGCCTCATGCCTCACACATGGGGGGTTCATGGGAGCGCCTCATTGGGTTAGCCCGAAGAATCCTGGATTCGACGCTCCGCGAACACAGCACTCGCCTAACTCATGATGTTCTGTGCACACTAATGGCAGAAGTGACAGCAATTCTGAACGCAAGACCACTAGTTCCAGTATCGAATGATCCCGAGAATCCATTCATCCTCACACCATCGATGCTGTTAACGCAGAAAGTGGGCGtcccaccacctccaggtgACTTCACAGGCAGAGACCTCCTCACGAAGCAGTGGAGACAAGTACAAGCATTATCCAACTTGTTCTGGAACCGTTGGAGACAAGTGTACCTGTCAACCTTACAAAGCCGCAAGAAATGGACAAGGTCCCACCAGAACCTGCAAGACGGTgacatcgtcctcctcaaagacAACCAAGCTGCCCGCAACAACTGGCCTTTGGCAGTGGTCACAAAGGCTATTCCAGGAACAGATGGAAGAGTCCGTAAGGTGGAACTAAAGACAGCAAACCAAGGCCAACCAAAGACTTACCTTAGACCAGTGACGGAAACGGTTTTGCTTCTTCATAAGAACTGA